The Pyrus communis chromosome 5, drPyrComm1.1, whole genome shotgun sequence region ATTTCCCTTACATTAATGGAGTGCTATCTCTgaccccaaaaaacaaaaaaaaaaaaaaaaaaaaaaggaaagggtttaggTTAATTTATGCCTCGTTCTTctcttgaattttttgttttaattgtcATTGATGGTAAAGTTCTTGTCTCCCATGACTAGGTGTAACCTCTCTTTTTTCTAATTCATAGAATACCCTTGTACTGTCGAGGTTTCTTCGAATTGTGGACATTATAGAAGATGTCATTAGGCTAATCAAATTACTAAATAGTAGCTCTAATTTACAAAGGAAAGAGAGTTGCTATATCTGCGAAACAATGTAAATATGACTAATAAATTTCACCATACAGATTTAGCTTAAAGCTAAATACCGTCTCTGATGGACTTAATGAATCCAAAGGTTGTGAAAAACAGGATAAGAAGTGCAACCAAAGTTGAACTAGCTGTCCAAAGATCCCTGAAGTAAACTTGCCTCATGGTTGCCAGAGTACGGTTCCAACGATTCTCATAGTGCTCATTAAGTTGTCTACATATATCAGCATATCGACACGATTGTTCTTCCATAATGTTAACACAAAGTCCGTTGATCAGCTTTGTCACAGCTTCATTGCTTCCGAGCAAGTTGACAATGACTTTGTTTTTGACCAGCAAATCAACGTCTTCCATAATGTCCACAAGTTGATCCATTAGCAGAAAGTAATTGCAGATGCAAGTGTTGAATGGATACACAAACTGCTCCAAGGCCATGACGTTTCGGACAATGCATTCTGTCTCGTACTTCACACAAAATTGTGTGATCTTCAGGTCCATATGTCCAGTACCTAAGTGGAACTTCACCTTATTAGTCTCGTCTCTTATGACATAGCTTGGATCTTCAAGTATGGGCACAAATTTCACCCCGGAGGCAGTCAGCTGTctgatattatatatattttttatagggGTCCTGCTACTGTCATCTCTCCAGGTCATTGTTTCATCTGGACTTAAAAAATATCTTACCAAATCAGTGAAGTGTTTCGGTTGTACTCCTTTTCTGACTGATTTTCCCTTGCTGTGATCTTTAAAGAACTGACAGGTAAGCTCAAGAAAGTTATCAACGGATGGAGCTTCGAGTACACTGATTGCTCCAGAATCACCAAGGTGATGGCTACAGACTTCATCAACTTTTTGTGCTTGTTCTTCCCGGggaatggaaatggaagaggccGGATTGGCAAAGTCATACAGCTCTAGAAGAACTGAATATGGAAGCTGATTTTCAAACAGAATCAGGTCCTGCTCTACCGCTTTTCTTAGCCATGGTGATCCAAATAAGTACTCATTTTGTATCTTTTCGAAGTTTGCCAAGAACAGCTCAATGATGAAGCAGGCATCCACTAGAATTACGTCCACAATGTTGAATGTGGCAAGCTCAATTGCCCCTGCATAACACTGAAGAATGTTTTTTTGGCGCGCCTCAATAAAACTTGTTAGTGTAGCCTCACTCTTGGAGCAACGtcggagaaaattttcatagtACCTTTTCTTGTGGCCTTCCATGTCCAGGAGTTTTGGATTGCCATGGTGAAAAGGTCCTATTGAAAGTAATTGAGGAGTGTATGCTGCTTCATTCACTTTGCGAAGTTTGTTGGGAATCCTGTGGATACAAGGCCCACCGTTCGCAATGGCCTCGGAATCATGACGACATTCAGCTGGTTTGATGTGATCAATTTGAGGAGT contains the following coding sequences:
- the LOC137734224 gene encoding UPF0481 protein At3g47200-like, whose translation is MEENMEATPQIDHIKPAECRHDSEAIANGGPCIHRIPNKLRKVNEAAYTPQLLSIGPFHHGNPKLLDMEGHKKRYYENFLRRCSKSEATLTSFIEARQKNILQCYAGAIELATFNIVDVILVDACFIIELFLANFEKIQNEYLFGSPWLRKAVEQDLILFENQLPYSVLLELYDFANPASSISIPREEQAQKVDEVCSHHLGDSGAISVLEAPSVDNFLELTCQFFKDHSKGKSVRKGVQPKHFTDLVRYFLSPDETMTWRDDSSRTPIKNIYNIRQLTASGVKFVPILEDPSYVIRDETNKVKFHLGTGHMDLKITQFCVKYETECIVRNVMALEQFVYPFNTCICNYFLLMDQLVDIMEDVDLLVKNKVIVNLLGSNEAVTKLINGLCVNIMEEQSCRYADICRQLNEHYENRWNRTLATMRQVYFRDLWTASSTLVALLILFFTTFGFIKSIRDGI